A genomic window from Gambusia affinis linkage group LG16, SWU_Gaff_1.0, whole genome shotgun sequence includes:
- the fermt2 gene encoding fermitin family homolog 2 isoform X1 yields the protein MALDGIRMPDGCYADGTWELKMHVTDLHRDVSLRVTGEIHIGGVMLKLVEKLDVKKDWSDHALWWEKKKTWLLKTHWTLDKYGIQADARLLFTPQHKLLRLQLPNMKHMKVKVNFSDRVFKAASDICKTFNIRHPEELSLLRKPRDPKKKKKKLEEAEEDSLELEGPLLTPGSASEIICIGPVKGSIYSSPGLYSKTMTPTYDSRDGSPLSPTSAWFGDSPLSEGNPGILAVSQSIASPDILVKLYKPQSLLDKAKINQGWLDSSRSLMEQDVKENDVLLLRFKYHSFFDLNPKYDAIRVNQLYEQAKWAILLEEIECTEEEMMMFAALQYHINKLSGMSSDNHMNNSEKEVDEVDAALSDLEITLEGGKTSSTLGDITSIPELADYIKVFKPKKLTLKGYKQYWCTFKDITISCYKSKEEALGTPAHQMNLRGCEVTPDVNISGQKFNIKLLIPVADGMNEIWLRCDTEKQYAHWMAACRLASKGKTMADSSYNLEVQNILSFLKMQHMNPDPQFIEPITTDINPECLVSPRYLKKYKNKQPGYVRDLISARILEAHQNVAQMSLIEAKMRFIQAWQSLPEFGITHFLAKFQGGKKEELIGITYNRLIRMDAHTGDAIKTWRFSNMKQWNVNWEIKMVTVEFADEPSLSFICAEVDCKVVHEFIGGYIFLSTRAKDQNESLDEEMFYKLTSGWV from the exons ATGTGAAGAAGGACTGGTCAGACCATGCCCTGTGGtgggaaaagaagaagacatgGCTGCTGAAAACCCACTGGACTTTGGACAAGTACGGCATCCAGGCCGACGCCAGGCTGCTCTTCACGCCGCAGCACAAACTGCTGCGCCTGCAGCTGCCCAACATGAAGCACATGAAGGTCAAGGTGAACTTCTCAGACCGGGTCTTCAAGGCTGCGTCGGACATCTGCAAGACTTTCA ATATCCGCCACCCAGAGGAGTTGTCTCTACTGCGCAAACCTCGTGACcccaagaagaaaaagaaaaagttggagGAGGCAGAAGAGGACAGTCTGGAGCTGGAGGGTCCCCTGTTGACTCCTGGATCTG CCTCTGAGATAATTTGCATCGGACCAGTGAAAG GGAGTATCTACTCTAGTCCAGGCTTGTACAGTAAGACCATGACCCCCACCTACGATTCCAGAGATGGCAGCCCCCTGTCGCCCACCTCAGCCTGGTTTGGGGACAGCCCCCTGTCAGAGGGCAATCCCGGCATCCTTGCTGTCAGCCAGTCGATAGCCTCACCAGACATCCTGGTTAAACTCTACAAACCCCAGTCCCTGCTGGACAAAGCCAAGATCAATCAAGG GTGGCTGGACTCATCCAGGTCTCTCATGGAGCAGGATGTGAAGGAGAACgatgtgctgctgctgaggtTTAAATATCACAGCTTCTTTGACCTCAACCCTAAG TATGATGCCATCAGAGTCAACCAGCTCTATGAACAGGCCAAGTGGGCCATCCTGCTGGAGGAAATTGAGTGCACAGAGGAGGAAATGATGATGTTTGCTGCCCTGCAG taccACATCAACAAGCTGTCAGGCATGTCTTCAGACAACCACATGAATAACAGCGAGAAGGAGGTGGATGAGGTGGATGCAGCGCTGTCTGACCTGGAGATTACTTTGGAGGGAGGGAAAACCTCCAGCACACTG GGTGACATCACATCTATTCCAGAACTGGCAGACTACATCAAAGTCTTCAA ACCCAAGAAGCTGACGCTGAAGGGCTACAAGCAGTACTGGTGCACGTTCAAGGACATCACGATTTCCTGCTACAAGAGTAAAGAGGAAGCACTCGGGACACCTGCACACCAAATGAATCTCAGAG GTTGTGAGGTAACGCCAGATGTGAATATTTCTGGTCAGAAATTCAACATCAAATTGCTAATCCCCGTGGCCGATGGGATGAACGAGATCTGGCTTCGGTGTGACACA GAGAAACAGTACGCTCACTGGATGGCAGCATGTCGACTGGCCTCCAAAGGGAAGACCATGGCTGACAGCTCATACAACCTGGAGGTCCAGAACATTCTCTCCTTCCTCAAGATGCAACACATGAACCCCGACCCTCAGTTCATTGAACCAATCACCACTGACATCAACCCAGAGTGTCTGGTATCTCCACGGTACCTTAAAAAGTACAAGAACAAGCAG CCAGGCTATGTCAGGGATTTG ATTTCCGCCCGAATTCTTGAAGCCCATCAGAATGTGGCCCAGATGAGTCTCATCGAGGCTAAGATGCGCTTCATTCAGGCATGGCAGTCCTTGCCAGAGTTTGGAATCACTCACTTCCTTGCAAA ATtccaaggaggaaaaaaagaagagctgatCGGAATCACCTATAATCGCCTGATCCGGATGGACGCCCACACTGGAGACGCAATCAAGACCTGGCGCTTCAGCAACATGAAACAGTGGAATGTCAACTGGGAGATCAAGATG GTGACTGTTGAGTTTGCGGACGAGCCCAGTCTGTCCTTCATCTGCGCCGAAGTGGACTGCAAGGTGGTCCACGAGTTCATCGGCGGCTACATCTTCCTGTCGACACGCGCCAAGGACCAGAATGAGTCGCTAGATGAGGAAATGTTCTATAAACTGACCAGCGGCTGGGTCTGA
- the fermt2 gene encoding fermitin family homolog 2 isoform X2, producing the protein MALDGIRMPDGCYADGTWELKMHVTDLHRDVSLRVTGEIHIGGVMLKLVEKLDVKKDWSDHALWWEKKKTWLLKTHWTLDKYGIQADARLLFTPQHKLLRLQLPNMKHMKVKVNFSDRVFKAASDICKTFNIRHPEELSLLRKPRDPKKKKKKLEEAEEDSLELEGPLLTPGSASEIICIGPVKGSIYSSPGLYSKTMTPTYDSRDGSPLSPTSAWFGDSPLSEGNPGILAVSQSIASPDILVKLYKPQSLLDKAKINQGWLDSSRSLMEQDVKENDVLLLRFKYHSFFDLNPKYDAIRVNQLYEQAKWAILLEEIECTEEEMMMFAALQYHINKLSGMSSDNHMNNSEKEVDEVDAALSDLEITLEGGKTSSTLGDITSIPELADYIKVFKPKKLTLKGYKQYWCTFKDITISCYKSKEEALGTPAHQMNLRGCEVTPDVNISGQKFNIKLLIPVADGMNEIWLRCDTEKQYAHWMAACRLASKGKTMADSSYNLEVQNILSFLKMQHMNPDPQFIEPITTDINPECLVSPRYLKKYKNKQISARILEAHQNVAQMSLIEAKMRFIQAWQSLPEFGITHFLAKFQGGKKEELIGITYNRLIRMDAHTGDAIKTWRFSNMKQWNVNWEIKMVTVEFADEPSLSFICAEVDCKVVHEFIGGYIFLSTRAKDQNESLDEEMFYKLTSGWV; encoded by the exons ATGTGAAGAAGGACTGGTCAGACCATGCCCTGTGGtgggaaaagaagaagacatgGCTGCTGAAAACCCACTGGACTTTGGACAAGTACGGCATCCAGGCCGACGCCAGGCTGCTCTTCACGCCGCAGCACAAACTGCTGCGCCTGCAGCTGCCCAACATGAAGCACATGAAGGTCAAGGTGAACTTCTCAGACCGGGTCTTCAAGGCTGCGTCGGACATCTGCAAGACTTTCA ATATCCGCCACCCAGAGGAGTTGTCTCTACTGCGCAAACCTCGTGACcccaagaagaaaaagaaaaagttggagGAGGCAGAAGAGGACAGTCTGGAGCTGGAGGGTCCCCTGTTGACTCCTGGATCTG CCTCTGAGATAATTTGCATCGGACCAGTGAAAG GGAGTATCTACTCTAGTCCAGGCTTGTACAGTAAGACCATGACCCCCACCTACGATTCCAGAGATGGCAGCCCCCTGTCGCCCACCTCAGCCTGGTTTGGGGACAGCCCCCTGTCAGAGGGCAATCCCGGCATCCTTGCTGTCAGCCAGTCGATAGCCTCACCAGACATCCTGGTTAAACTCTACAAACCCCAGTCCCTGCTGGACAAAGCCAAGATCAATCAAGG GTGGCTGGACTCATCCAGGTCTCTCATGGAGCAGGATGTGAAGGAGAACgatgtgctgctgctgaggtTTAAATATCACAGCTTCTTTGACCTCAACCCTAAG TATGATGCCATCAGAGTCAACCAGCTCTATGAACAGGCCAAGTGGGCCATCCTGCTGGAGGAAATTGAGTGCACAGAGGAGGAAATGATGATGTTTGCTGCCCTGCAG taccACATCAACAAGCTGTCAGGCATGTCTTCAGACAACCACATGAATAACAGCGAGAAGGAGGTGGATGAGGTGGATGCAGCGCTGTCTGACCTGGAGATTACTTTGGAGGGAGGGAAAACCTCCAGCACACTG GGTGACATCACATCTATTCCAGAACTGGCAGACTACATCAAAGTCTTCAA ACCCAAGAAGCTGACGCTGAAGGGCTACAAGCAGTACTGGTGCACGTTCAAGGACATCACGATTTCCTGCTACAAGAGTAAAGAGGAAGCACTCGGGACACCTGCACACCAAATGAATCTCAGAG GTTGTGAGGTAACGCCAGATGTGAATATTTCTGGTCAGAAATTCAACATCAAATTGCTAATCCCCGTGGCCGATGGGATGAACGAGATCTGGCTTCGGTGTGACACA GAGAAACAGTACGCTCACTGGATGGCAGCATGTCGACTGGCCTCCAAAGGGAAGACCATGGCTGACAGCTCATACAACCTGGAGGTCCAGAACATTCTCTCCTTCCTCAAGATGCAACACATGAACCCCGACCCTCAGTTCATTGAACCAATCACCACTGACATCAACCCAGAGTGTCTGGTATCTCCACGGTACCTTAAAAAGTACAAGAACAAGCAG ATTTCCGCCCGAATTCTTGAAGCCCATCAGAATGTGGCCCAGATGAGTCTCATCGAGGCTAAGATGCGCTTCATTCAGGCATGGCAGTCCTTGCCAGAGTTTGGAATCACTCACTTCCTTGCAAA ATtccaaggaggaaaaaaagaagagctgatCGGAATCACCTATAATCGCCTGATCCGGATGGACGCCCACACTGGAGACGCAATCAAGACCTGGCGCTTCAGCAACATGAAACAGTGGAATGTCAACTGGGAGATCAAGATG GTGACTGTTGAGTTTGCGGACGAGCCCAGTCTGTCCTTCATCTGCGCCGAAGTGGACTGCAAGGTGGTCCACGAGTTCATCGGCGGCTACATCTTCCTGTCGACACGCGCCAAGGACCAGAATGAGTCGCTAGATGAGGAAATGTTCTATAAACTGACCAGCGGCTGGGTCTGA
- the fermt2 gene encoding fermitin family homolog 2 isoform X4 translates to MALDGIRMPDGCYADGTWELKMHVTDLHRDVSLRVTGEIHIGGVMLKLVEKLDVKKDWSDHALWWEKKKTWLLKTHWTLDKYGIQADARLLFTPQHKLLRLQLPNMKHMKVKVNFSDRVFKAASDICKTFNIRHPEELSLLRKPRDPKKKKKKLEEAEEDSLELEGPLLTPGSGSIYSSPGLYSKTMTPTYDSRDGSPLSPTSAWFGDSPLSEGNPGILAVSQSIASPDILVKLYKPQSLLDKAKINQGWLDSSRSLMEQDVKENDVLLLRFKYHSFFDLNPKYDAIRVNQLYEQAKWAILLEEIECTEEEMMMFAALQYHINKLSGMSSDNHMNNSEKEVDEVDAALSDLEITLEGGKTSSTLGDITSIPELADYIKVFKPKKLTLKGYKQYWCTFKDITISCYKSKEEALGTPAHQMNLRGCEVTPDVNISGQKFNIKLLIPVADGMNEIWLRCDTEKQYAHWMAACRLASKGKTMADSSYNLEVQNILSFLKMQHMNPDPQFIEPITTDINPECLVSPRYLKKYKNKQISARILEAHQNVAQMSLIEAKMRFIQAWQSLPEFGITHFLAKFQGGKKEELIGITYNRLIRMDAHTGDAIKTWRFSNMKQWNVNWEIKMVTVEFADEPSLSFICAEVDCKVVHEFIGGYIFLSTRAKDQNESLDEEMFYKLTSGWV, encoded by the exons ATGTGAAGAAGGACTGGTCAGACCATGCCCTGTGGtgggaaaagaagaagacatgGCTGCTGAAAACCCACTGGACTTTGGACAAGTACGGCATCCAGGCCGACGCCAGGCTGCTCTTCACGCCGCAGCACAAACTGCTGCGCCTGCAGCTGCCCAACATGAAGCACATGAAGGTCAAGGTGAACTTCTCAGACCGGGTCTTCAAGGCTGCGTCGGACATCTGCAAGACTTTCA ATATCCGCCACCCAGAGGAGTTGTCTCTACTGCGCAAACCTCGTGACcccaagaagaaaaagaaaaagttggagGAGGCAGAAGAGGACAGTCTGGAGCTGGAGGGTCCCCTGTTGACTCCTGGATCTG GGAGTATCTACTCTAGTCCAGGCTTGTACAGTAAGACCATGACCCCCACCTACGATTCCAGAGATGGCAGCCCCCTGTCGCCCACCTCAGCCTGGTTTGGGGACAGCCCCCTGTCAGAGGGCAATCCCGGCATCCTTGCTGTCAGCCAGTCGATAGCCTCACCAGACATCCTGGTTAAACTCTACAAACCCCAGTCCCTGCTGGACAAAGCCAAGATCAATCAAGG GTGGCTGGACTCATCCAGGTCTCTCATGGAGCAGGATGTGAAGGAGAACgatgtgctgctgctgaggtTTAAATATCACAGCTTCTTTGACCTCAACCCTAAG TATGATGCCATCAGAGTCAACCAGCTCTATGAACAGGCCAAGTGGGCCATCCTGCTGGAGGAAATTGAGTGCACAGAGGAGGAAATGATGATGTTTGCTGCCCTGCAG taccACATCAACAAGCTGTCAGGCATGTCTTCAGACAACCACATGAATAACAGCGAGAAGGAGGTGGATGAGGTGGATGCAGCGCTGTCTGACCTGGAGATTACTTTGGAGGGAGGGAAAACCTCCAGCACACTG GGTGACATCACATCTATTCCAGAACTGGCAGACTACATCAAAGTCTTCAA ACCCAAGAAGCTGACGCTGAAGGGCTACAAGCAGTACTGGTGCACGTTCAAGGACATCACGATTTCCTGCTACAAGAGTAAAGAGGAAGCACTCGGGACACCTGCACACCAAATGAATCTCAGAG GTTGTGAGGTAACGCCAGATGTGAATATTTCTGGTCAGAAATTCAACATCAAATTGCTAATCCCCGTGGCCGATGGGATGAACGAGATCTGGCTTCGGTGTGACACA GAGAAACAGTACGCTCACTGGATGGCAGCATGTCGACTGGCCTCCAAAGGGAAGACCATGGCTGACAGCTCATACAACCTGGAGGTCCAGAACATTCTCTCCTTCCTCAAGATGCAACACATGAACCCCGACCCTCAGTTCATTGAACCAATCACCACTGACATCAACCCAGAGTGTCTGGTATCTCCACGGTACCTTAAAAAGTACAAGAACAAGCAG ATTTCCGCCCGAATTCTTGAAGCCCATCAGAATGTGGCCCAGATGAGTCTCATCGAGGCTAAGATGCGCTTCATTCAGGCATGGCAGTCCTTGCCAGAGTTTGGAATCACTCACTTCCTTGCAAA ATtccaaggaggaaaaaaagaagagctgatCGGAATCACCTATAATCGCCTGATCCGGATGGACGCCCACACTGGAGACGCAATCAAGACCTGGCGCTTCAGCAACATGAAACAGTGGAATGTCAACTGGGAGATCAAGATG GTGACTGTTGAGTTTGCGGACGAGCCCAGTCTGTCCTTCATCTGCGCCGAAGTGGACTGCAAGGTGGTCCACGAGTTCATCGGCGGCTACATCTTCCTGTCGACACGCGCCAAGGACCAGAATGAGTCGCTAGATGAGGAAATGTTCTATAAACTGACCAGCGGCTGGGTCTGA
- the fermt2 gene encoding fermitin family homolog 2 isoform X3, with protein sequence MALDGIRMPDGCYADGTWELKMHVTDLHRDVSLRVTGEIHIGGVMLKLVEKLDVKKDWSDHALWWEKKKTWLLKTHWTLDKYGIQADARLLFTPQHKLLRLQLPNMKHMKVKVNFSDRVFKAASDICKTFNIRHPEELSLLRKPRDPKKKKKKLEEAEEDSLELEGPLLTPGSGSIYSSPGLYSKTMTPTYDSRDGSPLSPTSAWFGDSPLSEGNPGILAVSQSIASPDILVKLYKPQSLLDKAKINQGWLDSSRSLMEQDVKENDVLLLRFKYHSFFDLNPKYDAIRVNQLYEQAKWAILLEEIECTEEEMMMFAALQYHINKLSGMSSDNHMNNSEKEVDEVDAALSDLEITLEGGKTSSTLGDITSIPELADYIKVFKPKKLTLKGYKQYWCTFKDITISCYKSKEEALGTPAHQMNLRGCEVTPDVNISGQKFNIKLLIPVADGMNEIWLRCDTEKQYAHWMAACRLASKGKTMADSSYNLEVQNILSFLKMQHMNPDPQFIEPITTDINPECLVSPRYLKKYKNKQPGYVRDLISARILEAHQNVAQMSLIEAKMRFIQAWQSLPEFGITHFLAKFQGGKKEELIGITYNRLIRMDAHTGDAIKTWRFSNMKQWNVNWEIKMVTVEFADEPSLSFICAEVDCKVVHEFIGGYIFLSTRAKDQNESLDEEMFYKLTSGWV encoded by the exons ATGTGAAGAAGGACTGGTCAGACCATGCCCTGTGGtgggaaaagaagaagacatgGCTGCTGAAAACCCACTGGACTTTGGACAAGTACGGCATCCAGGCCGACGCCAGGCTGCTCTTCACGCCGCAGCACAAACTGCTGCGCCTGCAGCTGCCCAACATGAAGCACATGAAGGTCAAGGTGAACTTCTCAGACCGGGTCTTCAAGGCTGCGTCGGACATCTGCAAGACTTTCA ATATCCGCCACCCAGAGGAGTTGTCTCTACTGCGCAAACCTCGTGACcccaagaagaaaaagaaaaagttggagGAGGCAGAAGAGGACAGTCTGGAGCTGGAGGGTCCCCTGTTGACTCCTGGATCTG GGAGTATCTACTCTAGTCCAGGCTTGTACAGTAAGACCATGACCCCCACCTACGATTCCAGAGATGGCAGCCCCCTGTCGCCCACCTCAGCCTGGTTTGGGGACAGCCCCCTGTCAGAGGGCAATCCCGGCATCCTTGCTGTCAGCCAGTCGATAGCCTCACCAGACATCCTGGTTAAACTCTACAAACCCCAGTCCCTGCTGGACAAAGCCAAGATCAATCAAGG GTGGCTGGACTCATCCAGGTCTCTCATGGAGCAGGATGTGAAGGAGAACgatgtgctgctgctgaggtTTAAATATCACAGCTTCTTTGACCTCAACCCTAAG TATGATGCCATCAGAGTCAACCAGCTCTATGAACAGGCCAAGTGGGCCATCCTGCTGGAGGAAATTGAGTGCACAGAGGAGGAAATGATGATGTTTGCTGCCCTGCAG taccACATCAACAAGCTGTCAGGCATGTCTTCAGACAACCACATGAATAACAGCGAGAAGGAGGTGGATGAGGTGGATGCAGCGCTGTCTGACCTGGAGATTACTTTGGAGGGAGGGAAAACCTCCAGCACACTG GGTGACATCACATCTATTCCAGAACTGGCAGACTACATCAAAGTCTTCAA ACCCAAGAAGCTGACGCTGAAGGGCTACAAGCAGTACTGGTGCACGTTCAAGGACATCACGATTTCCTGCTACAAGAGTAAAGAGGAAGCACTCGGGACACCTGCACACCAAATGAATCTCAGAG GTTGTGAGGTAACGCCAGATGTGAATATTTCTGGTCAGAAATTCAACATCAAATTGCTAATCCCCGTGGCCGATGGGATGAACGAGATCTGGCTTCGGTGTGACACA GAGAAACAGTACGCTCACTGGATGGCAGCATGTCGACTGGCCTCCAAAGGGAAGACCATGGCTGACAGCTCATACAACCTGGAGGTCCAGAACATTCTCTCCTTCCTCAAGATGCAACACATGAACCCCGACCCTCAGTTCATTGAACCAATCACCACTGACATCAACCCAGAGTGTCTGGTATCTCCACGGTACCTTAAAAAGTACAAGAACAAGCAG CCAGGCTATGTCAGGGATTTG ATTTCCGCCCGAATTCTTGAAGCCCATCAGAATGTGGCCCAGATGAGTCTCATCGAGGCTAAGATGCGCTTCATTCAGGCATGGCAGTCCTTGCCAGAGTTTGGAATCACTCACTTCCTTGCAAA ATtccaaggaggaaaaaaagaagagctgatCGGAATCACCTATAATCGCCTGATCCGGATGGACGCCCACACTGGAGACGCAATCAAGACCTGGCGCTTCAGCAACATGAAACAGTGGAATGTCAACTGGGAGATCAAGATG GTGACTGTTGAGTTTGCGGACGAGCCCAGTCTGTCCTTCATCTGCGCCGAAGTGGACTGCAAGGTGGTCCACGAGTTCATCGGCGGCTACATCTTCCTGTCGACACGCGCCAAGGACCAGAATGAGTCGCTAGATGAGGAAATGTTCTATAAACTGACCAGCGGCTGGGTCTGA